The segment TACTGCATATTGACTTTTATTTACTCAGTAGCTATAATATAGATATTGAGTATATATTCTTGATAGGATGGAGGTGCTGATATGAAGACAATCGCAGTCGTTTGCGAGAAAGGCGGCACCGGTAAGTCGGTGATAGCCAACGAGCTTTACGAGAGCTATGTGCGACAGGGCGTGCCCGCGTCGCTCTACTCTCTGGACGGTCAGTATAAGGACGCGTCGTCTTCGAAGAAGGTCGAGGATGCCGAGGTTGCCATTGTCGATACGCCGGGCGTGCTGACGGACAATCTGAGCGACCTCGTTTCCGGTGCAGACGTCATCGTCATTCCCGTTCGACCGACGCCGAACGACATCGAGCCGTTCACGCGAACGGTCTCTATCGTGACGAAGAACACGAATGCCCCGCTGGTCATCGTGGTGAACGGGACGAACCGTTTTCGCATGTGCGCGTCGTTCATGGCGTGGCTTGAGAAGAAGTCATGGGCGAAAAACGTCGTCAAGGTTCCGCAGTCCGAGGCAATCGTGCAGGCGCAGGGCATGCAGAAATCCGTCGTGAGCGTGGACAGGCACGGTGCCGCCGCCGAGGCGGTCCGCACGATGTGCCGCAAGGTCAGCATTCTAGCGGGCCTGCCGTTCGAGAAGAAGCAGTTGAAAAGGATAGATACTCATTAGATACCTGTTAGATAATGAGTATCTATGCGAGGAGGTAGGATATGGCGAAGAAGCAAGATATGGCGGCATTGCTCGACAAGTTCGAAGCAGACGCCGCGAAGGAACACGATAAGAAGGAGGCCAAGGCGAGCGTTTCCGCCGATGCATCGGAGGAGCGCGCCACGTCGTTGGTCTCCATGACGAAAAGCGATAAGGAGCGCCTGACGGCGATTGCGAAGACTCACGGGTTGAGCCTGTCCGCGTTTTTCCGTCTGGCTGCCGACGAGTACATCGCGAACCATGAGTGGTAAAGGAGGCTTGAATAATTACATGAATAAGATAACGAATATCGAGCTTTTTGCAGGCGCTGGAGGACTCGCCCTTGGCCTTGAACAGGCAGGCATTGAGGGTGTTGAGTTTGTTGAGTTCAATCACGCCGCCTGTGATACATTGCGCAAAAACCGCCCGAATTGGAATGTTGTCGAGGGTGATGTACATGGAGTGGATTTCACGCAGTATCACGGTAAGGTTGACCTGGTAAGTGGAGGTGCTCCCTGTCAAGCGTTTTCGTATGCTGGTAAAAAACTAGGGTTCGGCGACACTCGCGGGACGTTGTTTGCCGAGTTTGCGCGTTGCGTTGAAGAGGTTTCGCCGAAGATGTTCCTGTTCGAGAACGTGCGGGGGCTTCTGAGCCACGACAAGGGCCGGACGTTCGATACCATCAAGCACACGTTCGAGGGGTTGGGATACGCCGTCCAGCACCGTGTCTTGAATGCCTGCTATTTTGGTGTCGGGCAGAAGCGCGAACGTCTCATCGTCATCGGCATCCGCAACGACCTGGCAGATAAAGCAGTGTTCGAATATCCCGAGCCCGACAAGGAGCAGACGACGCTTCGCGACGTGCTGCAGAACGTGCCGGACAGCCCTTATCAGCCGTATAGCGAGAAGAAGCGCAAGGTCATGGCGATGGTGCCTCCCGGCGGATGCTGGGTTGACCTGCCCGATGACGTGGCGCGGGAGTATATGGGCAAAAGTTATTTCTCCGGCGGAGGCCGCCGTGGGATGGCGCGTCGCATCGCTTGGGATGAGCCGTGTTTGACTTTGACCACCTCGCCGTCGCAGAAGCAGACGGAGCGCTGCCATCCCGACGAGACACGTCCGTTTACGGTGCGGGAGTATGCGCGCATCCAGAGCTTTCCCGACGACTGGCAGTTCGAGGGCGCTATCGGCGACCAGTATAAGCAGATAGGCAACGCCGTGCCCGTGGAGCTAGCGAGGCGTGTCGGGGTGGAGATTGTTCGGGCGTTGCGGAGTTGCAACGATAACTGAAAGGAGGAAGTGACGTGGATTGGGATATAGATTTCATCTCGTATGAGGATTTCAAGAAGCATGTGCGCAATACCATTGCTCATTACGGTGAGAAATTGGAACCGTATGATGTCGAAAAGTTTAATAGCAATATCATCGACCCAGTGAAGATGATTTTTGATAAGGCTGTTTATGGCGAAGATTGGCCAACCCTTATTTCGAATGAGATTTTCCGCCAGCGCGATAAGTCAAACACAAACGAA is part of the Berryella intestinalis genome and harbors:
- a CDS encoding DNA cytosine methyltransferase, producing MNKITNIELFAGAGGLALGLEQAGIEGVEFVEFNHAACDTLRKNRPNWNVVEGDVHGVDFTQYHGKVDLVSGGAPCQAFSYAGKKLGFGDTRGTLFAEFARCVEEVSPKMFLFENVRGLLSHDKGRTFDTIKHTFEGLGYAVQHRVLNACYFGVGQKRERLIVIGIRNDLADKAVFEYPEPDKEQTTLRDVLQNVPDSPYQPYSEKKRKVMAMVPPGGCWVDLPDDVAREYMGKSYFSGGGRRGMARRIAWDEPCLTLTTSPSQKQTERCHPDETRPFTVREYARIQSFPDDWQFEGAIGDQYKQIGNAVPVELARRVGVEIVRALRSCNDN
- a CDS encoding ParA family protein, which encodes MKTIAVVCEKGGTGKSVIANELYESYVRQGVPASLYSLDGQYKDASSSKKVEDAEVAIVDTPGVLTDNLSDLVSGADVIVIPVRPTPNDIEPFTRTVSIVTKNTNAPLVIVVNGTNRFRMCASFMAWLEKKSWAKNVVKVPQSEAIVQAQGMQKSVVSVDRHGAAAEAVRTMCRKVSILAGLPFEKKQLKRIDTH
- a CDS encoding ribbon-helix-helix protein, CopG family, which codes for MAKKQDMAALLDKFEADAAKEHDKKEAKASVSADASEERATSLVSMTKSDKERLTAIAKTHGLSLSAFFRLAADEYIANHEW